A genomic region of Streptomyces sp. R33 contains the following coding sequences:
- a CDS encoding LacI family DNA-binding transcriptional regulator has translation MPQTRRPSDPRYGNRPTMKDVAARAGVGLKTVSRVVNGEAGVTPDTVRRVQEAIEALGFRRNDSARVLRKGRTATVGLVLEDLADPFYGPLNRAVEEVARAHGALLINGSSAEDPDRERELALALCARRVDGLIVIPAGDDHRYLEPEIRAGVATVFVDRPAGRIDADVVLSDNFGGAREGVAHLIGGGHRRIGFIGDQPHIHTATERLRGYRAAMADAGLPVADSWVSLGSTTPERVGEAARAMLAGPDPVTAVFAGNNRVTVTVVRVLAEHRPPVALVGFDDFELADLLRPGVTVVAQDAAALGRVATDRLFQRLAGAALPPARIELPTRLIPRGSGELPPAA, from the coding sequence GTGCCGCAGACCCGCCGCCCGTCCGACCCCCGCTACGGCAACCGGCCGACGATGAAGGACGTGGCGGCCCGCGCGGGCGTGGGCCTGAAGACGGTGTCGCGGGTGGTCAACGGCGAGGCGGGGGTCACCCCGGACACGGTGCGGCGGGTCCAGGAGGCCATCGAGGCGCTCGGGTTCCGCCGCAACGACAGCGCGCGCGTGCTGCGCAAGGGACGTACGGCCACCGTGGGGCTGGTCCTGGAGGACCTCGCGGACCCCTTCTACGGGCCGCTGAACCGGGCGGTGGAGGAGGTTGCCCGGGCCCACGGGGCGCTGCTCATCAACGGGTCGAGCGCCGAGGACCCCGACCGGGAGCGGGAGTTGGCGCTGGCGCTGTGCGCGCGCCGGGTGGACGGGCTGATCGTGATCCCGGCCGGGGACGACCACCGCTACCTGGAGCCGGAGATCCGGGCGGGTGTGGCGACGGTGTTCGTGGACCGCCCGGCGGGCCGGATCGACGCGGACGTGGTGCTGTCGGACAACTTCGGCGGCGCCCGGGAGGGGGTGGCGCACCTGATCGGGGGCGGCCACCGCCGGATCGGCTTCATCGGGGACCAGCCGCACATCCACACGGCGACGGAGCGCCTGCGGGGCTACCGCGCGGCGATGGCGGACGCGGGCCTGCCCGTGGCCGATTCCTGGGTCTCCCTCGGCTCGACGACCCCGGAACGCGTCGGGGAGGCGGCCCGGGCGATGCTGGCGGGCCCCGACCCCGTCACCGCGGTCTTCGCGGGGAACAACCGGGTGACGGTGACGGTGGTACGGGTCCTGGCCGAGCACCGGCCGCCGGTGGCCCTGGTCGGGTTCGACGACTTCGAACTGGCCGACCTGCTGCGCCCCGGGGTGACGGTGGTCGCCCAGGACGCGGCGGCCCTGGGCCGGGTGGCGACCGACCGCCTGTTCCAACGCCTCGCCGGCGCCGCCCTTCCCCCGGCCCGGATCGAACTCCCGACCCGCCTGATCCCCCGCGGCTCGGGCGAACTCCCCCCGGCGGCCTGA
- a CDS encoding geranylgeranyl reductase family protein: MAGSAGATGEVWDVVVVGAGPAGASAAFAAATAGRRVLLLEKAELPRYKTCGGGIIGPSRDALPPGFVLPLKDRIHAVTFSLNGKLTRTRRSRQMLFGLINRPEFDAALVAEAEKAGATVRTGSAVARVEQHGAAVPDRRTVAVVLADGETVLARAVVGADGSASRIGAHVGVEMDQVDLGLEAEIPVPQTVAEDWKGRVLLDWGPLPGSYGWVFPKGDTLTVGVISAKGDGAATKRYLEDFIARLGLAGFEPAVSSGHLTRCRKPDSPLSRGRVLVAGDAAGLLEPWTREGISFALRSGRLAGEWAVKISEAQDAVDARRQALNYAFAVKAGLGVEMSVGKRMLTAFEARPGLMHAAITGFRPAWTAFARITRGATTLPDLVRTYPMARKALHVLDGRQARNRGQEQPEQERERS, encoded by the coding sequence ATGGCCGGGAGCGCCGGCGCAACCGGCGAGGTCTGGGACGTGGTCGTGGTCGGGGCCGGACCGGCCGGCGCCTCGGCCGCGTTCGCGGCGGCAACGGCCGGGCGGCGCGTACTGCTGCTGGAGAAGGCCGAGCTGCCCCGCTACAAGACCTGCGGCGGCGGGATCATCGGCCCTTCGCGCGACGCCCTCCCGCCCGGTTTCGTCCTGCCGCTCAAGGACCGCATCCATGCGGTCACCTTCTCGCTGAACGGGAAGCTGACCCGGACCCGCCGTTCGCGGCAGATGCTGTTCGGGCTCATCAACCGGCCCGAGTTCGACGCCGCGCTGGTCGCCGAGGCCGAGAAGGCCGGAGCCACCGTCCGTACGGGTTCCGCCGTCGCGCGGGTCGAGCAGCACGGGGCGGCCGTGCCCGACCGGCGCACGGTCGCCGTGGTGCTCGCCGACGGGGAGACCGTCCTGGCGCGCGCGGTGGTCGGCGCCGACGGCAGTGCGAGCCGGATCGGCGCGCACGTCGGGGTCGAGATGGACCAGGTGGACCTCGGCCTCGAGGCGGAGATCCCGGTTCCGCAGACGGTCGCCGAGGACTGGAAGGGGCGGGTGCTGCTCGACTGGGGTCCGTTGCCCGGCAGTTACGGCTGGGTCTTCCCCAAGGGCGACACCCTCACCGTCGGGGTCATCTCGGCGAAGGGCGACGGCGCCGCGACCAAGCGGTACCTGGAGGACTTCATCGCCCGCCTCGGACTCGCCGGCTTCGAACCCGCCGTCTCCTCCGGGCACCTGACCCGCTGCCGCAAGCCCGATTCGCCGCTCTCGCGCGGCCGGGTACTGGTCGCGGGGGACGCGGCCGGGCTGCTGGAGCCGTGGACCCGGGAGGGCATCTCCTTCGCGCTGCGCTCGGGCCGGCTGGCCGGGGAGTGGGCCGTGAAGATCTCCGAGGCGCAGGACGCGGTGGACGCGCGCCGCCAGGCCCTCAACTACGCGTTCGCGGTCAAGGCCGGACTGGGCGTGGAGATGAGCGTCGGCAAGCGGATGCTGACCGCCTTCGAAGCCCGGCCGGGGCTGATGCACGCGGCGATCACCGGCTTCCGCCCGGCATGGACGGCCTTCGCCCGGATCACCCGGGGTGCGACGACGCTGCCCGACCTGGTGCGGACGTACCCCATGGCCCGCAAGGCGCTGCACGTCCTGGACGGCAGGCAGGCGCGGAACCGGGGGCAGGAGCAGCCGGAGCAGGAGAGGGAACGGTCCTAG
- a CDS encoding WD40 repeat domain-containing protein has protein sequence MEEQRSGTFDEELAALAADLRRLRIERGNPSYRDLVTRAVRSGAGIQLSPATQSDAFNGRRLVRVDTLMGLVRILHAYDEYGEERTVPAHNAPELADWRRRWRALAELQSVGTARARTAAVTAQEVPEPRKAPDAPETPTAPAPPAAPARPPAEQPAGPAPYTFAFRLAGHDQAVRDVAFSPDGRYLASADRTTVRLWETATGERAGLPRPGTAPVAFTADGLLLTVDATVRSVVHRFDPAESSAASPLAGPGPRVRAMACDAEGAELATLDAEGAVHLWDLLSGHLHFTPGEGRFTTARFTHDGRLLAVDTGARVWDLSEERPVGQTLHEPESAVAVTALSPGGGVLALGRRDGTIALREGRRERPLAGHAQAVTALAFSPDGTLLAGAAADGTVRFWDTATGRPVGSLLGDHGADVNAVAFSADGRMFATASGDRTVLLYTRAFTGGDTPLAARALAVALRMRRAVQLPPVTAGRPLVRTAFSPDGWSIAATTGDLSVRLWDPVSRSPRWPRLAEPSVLPWGLAFSPDGALLATASGDRSVCLHDAASGAVLREIRTRHSGALKRLAFSPDGQLLATGSTDTTARLWDPHTGKGVGQALRGHGNEVVGICFSPDGRLLATSGADGGVRLWDPRTQQQLRAPFDGHRGTVWAVSFAPDGRVLATAGADATVRLWDPVRGVQLGAPLSGHASAVHELAFSPDGQLLASAGEDGVALLWDPVTGERVGSALTGHEGAVGGLAFSPDGSLLATAGRDGTLRRWIIATV, from the coding sequence ATGGAGGAGCAACGCTCGGGCACGTTCGACGAGGAACTGGCCGCCCTCGCCGCCGATCTGCGCCGTCTGCGGATCGAGCGCGGCAACCCCTCGTACCGCGACCTCGTCACCCGGGCGGTGAGATCGGGCGCCGGGATCCAGCTGTCGCCCGCCACCCAGAGCGACGCCTTCAACGGCAGGCGGCTGGTCCGGGTGGACACCCTCATGGGTTTGGTCCGGATCCTGCACGCGTACGACGAGTACGGCGAGGAGCGGACCGTCCCGGCCCACAACGCACCGGAGCTGGCCGACTGGCGGCGTCGCTGGCGCGCCTTGGCGGAGCTCCAGTCCGTCGGCACGGCCCGTGCCCGGACGGCGGCGGTGACTGCCCAGGAGGTTCCGGAGCCCCGGAAGGCCCCGGACGCCCCCGAGACCCCCACGGCCCCGGCTCCCCCTGCGGCGCCCGCTCGCCCACCCGCCGAGCAGCCCGCAGGGCCCGCCCCGTACACGTTCGCCTTCCGCCTCGCCGGCCACGACCAAGCCGTCCGTGACGTGGCCTTCTCCCCCGACGGCCGGTACCTGGCCTCCGCCGACCGGACCACGGTCCGGCTGTGGGAGACCGCGACGGGCGAGCGCGCGGGGCTGCCCCGGCCGGGGACGGCCCCGGTGGCGTTCACCGCCGACGGTCTGCTGCTGACGGTCGACGCCACGGTCAGGTCGGTGGTCCACCGGTTCGATCCCGCCGAGTCGTCCGCGGCCTCTCCGCTGGCCGGACCCGGCCCGCGGGTCCGCGCCATGGCCTGCGATGCGGAAGGGGCCGAGCTGGCCACGCTGGATGCCGAGGGGGCCGTACACCTGTGGGACCTGCTCTCCGGCCACCTGCACTTCACCCCCGGCGAGGGACGGTTCACCACGGCGCGCTTCACGCACGACGGCCGCCTGCTGGCCGTCGACACCGGTGCACGCGTGTGGGACCTCTCGGAGGAACGGCCCGTCGGTCAAACGCTCCACGAACCGGAGTCCGCCGTTGCGGTCACGGCGCTCTCCCCGGGCGGCGGTGTCCTCGCCCTCGGCCGCCGGGACGGCACCATCGCCCTGCGGGAAGGCCGTCGCGAGCGACCGCTCGCCGGCCATGCGCAGGCCGTCACCGCCCTGGCCTTCTCCCCGGACGGCACGCTCCTCGCCGGCGCCGCGGCCGACGGCACCGTACGGTTCTGGGACACCGCGACGGGCCGGCCGGTGGGGTCACTCCTCGGCGACCACGGAGCCGACGTCAACGCGGTGGCGTTCTCCGCCGACGGACGCATGTTCGCCACCGCGTCCGGCGACCGGACGGTGCTGCTCTACACACGTGCCTTCACCGGCGGCGACACCCCGCTCGCAGCCCGGGCCCTGGCCGTCGCCCTGCGCATGCGCCGGGCGGTCCAGCTGCCTCCCGTCACCGCCGGACGCCCGCTCGTGCGGACCGCGTTCTCGCCGGACGGATGGAGCATCGCCGCGACCACCGGCGATCTGTCCGTCCGGCTCTGGGACCCCGTCTCGCGCTCGCCCCGCTGGCCGCGCCTCGCCGAGCCGTCCGTCCTGCCCTGGGGGCTGGCGTTCTCACCCGACGGGGCCCTTCTCGCCACCGCTTCCGGCGACCGGTCCGTCTGCCTGCACGATGCGGCGAGCGGCGCCGTCCTGCGGGAGATACGGACCCGGCACAGCGGCGCCCTGAAACGCCTCGCGTTCTCACCCGACGGGCAGTTGCTGGCCACCGGCAGCACGGACACCACGGCGCGGCTGTGGGACCCGCACACCGGCAAGGGGGTCGGACAGGCCCTGCGCGGCCACGGCAACGAGGTGGTCGGGATCTGCTTCTCCCCGGACGGAAGGCTCCTGGCCACCTCCGGCGCCGACGGCGGCGTACGGCTGTGGGATCCGCGCACCCAGCAACAGCTGCGCGCCCCCTTCGACGGCCACCGGGGAACCGTGTGGGCGGTGTCCTTCGCACCGGACGGGCGGGTCCTGGCCACGGCCGGCGCAGACGCCACCGTACGGCTCTGGGACCCGGTTCGCGGGGTCCAGCTCGGCGCACCGCTGAGCGGACATGCCTCGGCCGTCCACGAGCTCGCCTTCTCGCCTGACGGGCAGCTCCTGGCCTCGGCCGGTGAGGACGGTGTGGCGCTGCTGTGGGACCCGGTCACGGGAGAGCGGGTCGGCAGTGCGCTCACCGGCCACGAGGGGGCCGTGGGCGGGCTCGCCTTCTCCCCCGACGGCAGTCTCCTCGCCACCGCAGGACGGGACGGCACCCTGCGCCGGTGGATCATCGCCACCGTGTGA
- a CDS encoding dipeptidase, with product MSQNPIAETIASLMPRAKQELTELVAFQSVADWAQFPQSESQGAANWVADALRAEGFQNVSLLDTPDGTQSVYGFLPGPEGAPTVLLYAHYDVQPPLDDAAWVSPAFELTERDGRWYGRGAADCKGGFIMHLLALRALKANGGVPVSVKVIVEGSEEQGTGGLQQYAEAHPELLTADTIVIGDAGNFRLGLPTVTATLRGMTLIKVKIDTLGGNLHSGMFGGVAPDALAALIRLLDSLRAADGSTTVDGLASDAVWEGLQYPEADFRADARVLDGVGLIGEGTIADRLWARPAVTVLGIDCPPVVGATPSVHASAGALISLRVPPGVDTAEAIKLLEAHLVAHTPWQARLELEVVGQGQPFQADTSSPAYASMAAAMQVAYPGQEMQVAGMGGSIPLCNTLTTLYPEAEMLLIGLSEPEAQIHAVNESVSPEELERLSVAEALFLVNYAQSKRG from the coding sequence ATGTCCCAGAATCCGATCGCCGAGACCATCGCCTCGCTGATGCCCCGCGCCAAGCAGGAGCTGACCGAGCTGGTGGCCTTCCAGTCGGTGGCGGACTGGGCGCAGTTCCCGCAGAGCGAGAGCCAGGGCGCGGCGAACTGGGTGGCCGACGCGCTGCGCGCCGAGGGCTTCCAGAACGTGTCCCTGCTGGACACCCCGGACGGCACCCAGTCGGTGTACGGCTTCCTGCCCGGCCCCGAGGGTGCGCCGACCGTCCTCCTGTACGCGCACTACGACGTGCAGCCGCCGCTCGACGACGCCGCCTGGGTCTCCCCCGCCTTCGAGCTGACCGAGCGCGACGGCCGCTGGTACGGGCGCGGCGCCGCGGACTGCAAGGGCGGGTTCATCATGCACCTGCTGGCGCTGCGCGCACTGAAGGCCAACGGCGGTGTGCCGGTGAGCGTGAAGGTGATCGTCGAGGGCTCGGAGGAGCAGGGCACCGGCGGTCTCCAGCAGTACGCGGAGGCGCACCCGGAGCTGCTGACCGCCGACACGATCGTCATCGGCGACGCGGGCAACTTCCGGCTCGGCCTGCCGACGGTGACGGCCACCCTGCGCGGCATGACCCTGATCAAGGTGAAGATCGACACCCTCGGCGGGAACCTGCACTCCGGCATGTTCGGCGGCGTCGCCCCCGACGCGCTGGCCGCGCTGATCCGGCTGCTGGACTCGCTGCGCGCCGCGGACGGTTCGACCACGGTGGACGGCCTGGCCTCGGACGCGGTCTGGGAGGGCCTGCAGTACCCGGAGGCGGACTTCCGCGCCGATGCGAGGGTGCTGGACGGGGTCGGGCTGATCGGCGAGGGCACGATCGCGGACCGGCTGTGGGCCCGCCCGGCCGTCACCGTGCTCGGCATCGACTGCCCGCCGGTGGTCGGCGCCACCCCCTCGGTGCACGCGAGTGCAGGCGCGCTGATCAGCCTGCGCGTGCCGCCGGGCGTGGACACGGCCGAGGCCATCAAGCTGCTGGAGGCGCACCTGGTGGCGCACACCCCGTGGCAGGCGCGCCTCGAACTCGAGGTCGTGGGCCAGGGCCAGCCGTTCCAGGCGGACACGAGCAGCCCGGCGTACGCGTCGATGGCGGCGGCCATGCAGGTGGCGTACCCGGGCCAGGAGATGCAGGTCGCGGGCATGGGCGGATCGATTCCGCTGTGCAACACGCTGACCACGCTCTACCCGGAGGCGGAGATGCTGCTGATCGGGCTGAGCGAGCCGGAGGCGCAGATCCACGCGGTGAACGAGAGCGTCTCCCCGGAGGAGCTGGAGCGCCTCTCGGTCGCGGAGGCCCTGTTCCTCGTCAACTACGCGCAGTCCAAGCGCGGCTGA
- a CDS encoding TetR/AcrR family transcriptional regulator, producing MSTVRGARERARIEVTAAIKDEARRMLAAEGAAKLSLRAVARELGMVSSALYRYFPSRDELLTALIVDAYDSIGAAAEQADARTLAAGAPPLERWTAVCEAVRAWALEHPHEYSLIYGSPVPGYSAPMDTVGPASRVGNTLIGIVRAAHAGRGLALPPLPADLRPEAVRMTADFAEGLPPEVTAALVAAWAQLVGLVSFELFGQFNRVVEDRATFFTHAAGQLAHGVGLPSV from the coding sequence ATGAGTACCGTGCGCGGGGCCCGGGAGCGGGCCCGTATCGAGGTCACCGCCGCCATCAAGGACGAGGCGCGCCGCATGCTGGCGGCCGAGGGCGCCGCCAAGCTCTCGCTGCGCGCCGTGGCCCGCGAGCTGGGCATGGTCTCCTCGGCCCTCTACCGCTACTTCCCCAGCCGCGACGAGCTCCTCACCGCCCTCATCGTCGACGCCTACGACAGCATCGGCGCCGCCGCCGAGCAGGCCGACGCCCGCACCCTCGCCGCCGGCGCCCCGCCCCTCGAGCGCTGGACCGCCGTCTGCGAGGCCGTCCGCGCCTGGGCGCTGGAGCACCCGCACGAGTACTCCCTCATCTACGGCTCCCCGGTCCCCGGCTACAGCGCTCCCATGGACACCGTCGGCCCCGCCTCCCGCGTCGGCAACACCCTCATCGGCATCGTCCGCGCCGCCCACGCCGGCCGCGGCCTCGCCCTCCCGCCGCTGCCCGCCGACCTGCGCCCCGAAGCCGTCCGGATGACCGCGGACTTCGCCGAAGGGCTGCCGCCCGAGGTCACCGCCGCCCTGGTCGCCGCCTGGGCGCAGCTGGTCGGACTCGTCTCCTTCGAGCTGTTCGGCCAGTTCAACCGGGTCGTCGAGGACCGGGCTACCTTCTTCACCCACGCCGCGGGCCAACTGGCCCACGGGGTCGGGCTGCCCTCCGTATGA
- a CDS encoding spherulation-specific family 4 protein, which produces MARAVKALYAVLITSLLAAPAPAVTASAGTGDVAAAGDAAPAPRPRIAGVRGLEIAVPAYAWAGDPMLGDLVATTPAASVVVLNPGNGDAPFDAPWQARADALRAGTTATGEKTKVLGYVHTDHGNRDIAAVKASIDNYLKTRDGRLHVDGIFFDVVSRDCGPGNATRDHYAQLRAYVQDTMNAADPTAADLVVDNPGTAIADCYLEPGHRTADVFVTYEDTYAAYTEGGWLGGNVFGASGGYRPGTELDPTGTAFWHLVHAVPDAAAMRTTLRTAFDRGAGYAYATGTLMPNPWDESPSWKYRSQTAYAATVG; this is translated from the coding sequence ATGGCCCGCGCCGTGAAGGCCCTGTACGCCGTTCTGATCACCTCCTTACTGGCCGCCCCGGCGCCCGCCGTGACCGCCTCGGCCGGCACGGGAGACGTGGCCGCGGCCGGGGACGCCGCACCGGCCCCCAGACCCCGGATAGCCGGCGTGCGGGGCCTGGAGATCGCCGTCCCCGCATACGCATGGGCCGGCGACCCCATGCTCGGCGACCTCGTCGCCACCACACCCGCCGCCTCCGTGGTGGTCCTCAACCCCGGCAACGGGGACGCCCCCTTCGACGCACCCTGGCAGGCCCGCGCCGACGCGCTGCGGGCCGGGACCACCGCCACCGGCGAGAAGACCAAGGTCCTCGGCTACGTCCACACGGACCACGGCAACCGCGACATCGCCGCCGTCAAGGCCTCCATCGACAACTACCTCAAGACCCGCGACGGCCGCCTGCACGTGGACGGCATCTTCTTCGACGTGGTCAGCCGCGACTGCGGCCCCGGCAACGCCACCCGCGACCACTACGCGCAGCTGCGCGCGTACGTGCAGGACACCATGAACGCCGCCGACCCCACCGCTGCGGACCTGGTGGTCGACAACCCCGGCACCGCCATCGCCGACTGCTACCTGGAACCGGGCCACCGCACCGCGGACGTCTTCGTCACCTACGAGGACACCTACGCCGCCTACACGGAAGGCGGCTGGCTCGGCGGGAACGTCTTCGGCGCGTCGGGCGGCTACCGCCCCGGCACGGAACTCGACCCGACCGGCACCGCGTTCTGGCACCTCGTCCACGCGGTACCGGACGCCGCCGCCATGCGCACCACCCTGCGTACGGCGTTCGACCGCGGCGCGGGCTACGCGTACGCGACCGGCACGCTCATGCCGAACCCGTGGGACGAATCGCCGAGTTGGAAATACCGCAGCCAGACCGCGTACGCCGCCACCGTGGGCTGA
- a CDS encoding NUDIX hydrolase, which yields MGRGVDVIVWINGTFSAGKTSTARELTGILPDSTLYDPELVGDALRQLLPRKRLAEVSDYQDLPSWRRLVVDTAAAMLAELGGVLVVPMTLLRQEYRDEIFGGLAARRIPVRHVLLAPEETILRERIATREEQGDPADVDVRVRQWAYDHIPAYQQALAGWLAADAHVIDNGALTVRETAERIAEAVRTDAARVCDIVQTPEPTRETVAAGVLLFDDEDRVLLVDPTYKPGWEFPGGVVEAGEAPGCAGVREVAEELGLTLDAVPGLLVVDWEPPVPPAYGGLRLLFDGGRLPAAAAAGLRLPGPELRAWRFVTEAEAEGLLPPVRYERLRWALRARERGRPLYLEAGHPTP from the coding sequence ATGGGGAGAGGGGTAGACGTGATTGTCTGGATCAACGGCACATTCAGCGCCGGGAAGACCAGCACGGCCCGCGAACTGACCGGGATCCTTCCCGACAGCACCCTGTACGACCCGGAGCTCGTCGGGGACGCACTACGCCAACTGCTGCCGCGCAAGCGCCTCGCGGAGGTCTCCGACTACCAGGACCTGCCGAGCTGGCGGCGCCTGGTGGTGGACACGGCCGCGGCGATGCTCGCGGAGCTGGGCGGGGTGCTGGTCGTGCCGATGACGCTGCTGCGGCAGGAGTACCGGGACGAGATCTTCGGCGGGCTCGCGGCGCGCCGGATACCGGTGCGGCATGTGCTGCTCGCCCCGGAGGAAACGATCCTGCGGGAGCGGATCGCGACACGGGAGGAGCAGGGCGACCCGGCGGACGTGGACGTGCGGGTCCGGCAGTGGGCGTACGACCACATACCCGCCTACCAGCAGGCACTGGCCGGCTGGCTCGCGGCGGACGCGCACGTCATCGACAACGGGGCCCTGACCGTACGGGAGACGGCGGAGCGGATCGCCGAAGCCGTACGCACGGACGCGGCCCGTGTCTGCGACATCGTGCAGACGCCGGAGCCGACGCGGGAGACGGTGGCCGCGGGGGTGCTGCTCTTCGACGACGAGGACCGGGTGCTGCTGGTGGATCCGACGTACAAGCCGGGCTGGGAGTTCCCGGGCGGGGTGGTGGAGGCGGGCGAGGCGCCGGGGTGCGCGGGAGTGCGGGAGGTCGCGGAGGAGCTGGGCCTGACGCTGGACGCCGTACCGGGGCTGCTGGTCGTGGACTGGGAGCCGCCGGTGCCTCCGGCGTACGGGGGGCTGCGGCTCCTGTTCGACGGGGGCCGCCTCCCGGCCGCCGCCGCGGCCGGGCTCCGGCTGCCGGGACCGGAGCTGCGGGCCTGGCGGTTCGTCACGGAGGCGGAGGCGGAGGGGCTGCTGCCGCCGGTCCGGTACGAACGCCTCCGCTGGGCCCTGCGGGCCCGTGAGCGCGGACGCCCCCTGTACCTGGAGGCGGGCCACCCCACGCCGTAG
- a CDS encoding MBL fold metallo-hydrolase, whose product MDLVEVLPQRLHMLRFPIGQAYLWCDGEALTLIDSGHAGSAAAIEEAVRSLGLGPERLERIVLTHCHRDHIGAADELAARWGAEVVAHRLEAPVIRGELPVPEPVLLDWEVPLYENGLTVPEAPPTRVDREVEDGEVLPFGGGAVVVHAPGHTPGSIGIHLPRHGVLFVGDCIAGVGQVMLGVFNVDRDEARASFRRLAALSPSVACFGHGDPLTEDTAATLLTATDSEPVLP is encoded by the coding sequence ATGGATCTCGTAGAGGTACTCCCGCAGCGGCTCCACATGCTCCGCTTCCCGATCGGCCAGGCGTACCTGTGGTGCGACGGCGAAGCCCTGACCCTGATCGACTCCGGCCACGCCGGATCCGCGGCGGCGATCGAGGAGGCCGTCCGCTCCCTCGGGCTCGGCCCGGAGCGGCTGGAGCGGATCGTGCTGACGCACTGCCACCGCGACCACATCGGCGCCGCGGACGAACTCGCCGCCCGCTGGGGCGCGGAGGTGGTGGCGCACCGGCTGGAGGCTCCGGTGATCCGGGGCGAGCTCCCGGTGCCGGAGCCGGTCCTGCTGGACTGGGAGGTCCCGCTGTACGAGAACGGGCTGACGGTCCCGGAGGCGCCGCCGACTCGGGTCGACCGCGAGGTCGAGGACGGCGAGGTGCTCCCGTTCGGCGGCGGCGCGGTGGTGGTCCACGCCCCGGGCCACACGCCGGGCAGCATCGGCATCCACCTGCCGCGCCACGGCGTGCTGTTCGTGGGCGACTGCATCGCGGGGGTGGGCCAGGTGATGCTGGGCGTCTTCAACGTGGACCGTGACGAGGCCCGGGCCTCCTTCCGCCGCCTCGCGGCGCTGTCCCCGTCGGTGGCCTGCTTCGGCCACGGCGACCCGCTGACCGAGGACACGGCCGCCACCCTCCTCACGGCCACGGATTCGGAGCCGGTCCTCCCGTAG
- a CDS encoding nitroreductase/quinone reductase family protein, with protein sequence MNAPTPYYVQAGPLATRFNALFGKLARLGISLAGSAELSVRGRKSGQMQRIPVNPHTYEGEQYLVSARGHSQWVRNMRVAGGGELRVGRKVRTFTVTELTDPVQKAAVLRAYLAKWGWEVNRFFQGVTVDSSDAELQAAAGDHPVFRITMSN encoded by the coding sequence ATGAACGCGCCCACCCCGTACTACGTCCAGGCCGGCCCGCTCGCCACCCGCTTCAACGCCCTCTTCGGGAAGCTGGCCCGGCTCGGCATCTCCTTGGCCGGTTCGGCCGAGCTGTCGGTGCGCGGCCGCAAGTCCGGCCAGATGCAGCGGATCCCGGTCAACCCGCACACGTACGAGGGCGAGCAGTACCTGGTCTCGGCGCGCGGCCACTCCCAGTGGGTCCGCAACATGCGGGTGGCGGGCGGCGGCGAGCTCCGTGTGGGCCGCAAGGTGCGCACCTTCACGGTCACCGAGCTCACCGACCCGGTGCAGAAGGCCGCCGTGCTGCGCGCCTATCTGGCGAAGTGGGGCTGGGAGGTCAACCGGTTCTTCCAGGGCGTGACCGTGGACTCCTCCGACGCGGAGCTCCAGGCGGCGGCCGGCGACCACCCGGTCTTCCGGATCACGATGTCGAACTGA